One Silene latifolia isolate original U9 population unplaced genomic scaffold, ASM4854445v1 scaffold_160, whole genome shotgun sequence genomic region harbors:
- the LOC141638018 gene encoding histone H2A-like has translation MDSTGGKKKGAAGRKAGGPKKKSVTRSIKAGLQFPVGRIGRYLKKGRYAQRVGSGAPVYLAAVLEYLAAEVLELAGNAARDNKKNRIIPRHVLLAIRNDEELGKLLAGVTIAHGGVLPNINPILLPKKTAEKSPKEPKSPSKAAKSPSKAAKSPKKAAA, from the exons ATGGATTCAACCGGAGGAAAGAAGAAGGGAGCAGCTGGAAGGAAAGCCGGCGGTCCAAAGAAGAAGTCAGTTACCCGGTCCATCAAAGCCGGTCTTCAGTTCCCGGTCGGTCGTATTGGAAGGTACTTGAAGAAAGGCCGGTATGCTCAGCGTGTCGGTTCTGGTGCTCCGGTTTACTTGGCTGCTGTCCTTGAGTACCTTGCTGCTGAG GTATTGGAATTGGCGGGAAATGCGGCACGTGACAACAAGAAGAACAGGATAATCCCAAGGCACGTGCTACTGGCAATCAGGAATGATGAAGAGCTCGGAAAGCTGTTAGCTGGAGTGACAATTGCACATGGAGGAGTGTTGCCAAACATAAACCCAATTCTGTTGCCTAAGAAGACTGCTGAGAAGTCACCAAAGGAGCCGAAATCGCCTTCCAAGGCTGCCAAATCGCCTTCCAAGGCTGCTAAATCGCCAAAGAAAGCTGCTGCTTAA